In Gemmata obscuriglobus, a single genomic region encodes these proteins:
- a CDS encoding ISAs1 family transposase, whose amino-acid sequence MSKGHGRVERRSITTTTWLNEYLTRWPGVQQVFRLERQRRADGKTTVEVVYGISSLSPVAAPPDTVLGYTRSHWGIESLHYVRDVTLDEDRCRVRRGTAPRVLASLRNVAVYLLRRLGAGTIAAAVRTVVARPELALAALNQPISISE is encoded by the coding sequence GTGAGCAAGGGGCACGGGCGGGTCGAGCGGCGGTCCATCACAACCACCACGTGGCTCAACGAGTACCTGACCCGGTGGCCCGGGGTGCAGCAGGTGTTCCGACTCGAGCGCCAGCGCCGGGCCGATGGGAAGACGACCGTGGAGGTGGTGTACGGGATCTCCAGCCTCAGCCCGGTGGCCGCGCCTCCGGACACGGTGCTCGGGTACACCCGCAGCCACTGGGGCATCGAGAGCTTGCACTACGTCCGCGATGTGACCTTGGACGAGGACCGATGCCGAGTGCGCCGGGGCACGGCACCGCGGGTGCTGGCGTCGCTGCGAAACGTGGCCGTGTACCTGCTCCGGCGCCTCGGCGCCGGCACCATCGCGGCGGCCGTTCGGACCGTCGTTGCCAGACCTGAGCTGGCGCTGGCTGCGCTCAACCAGCCAATTTCAATCTCTGAGTAG
- a CDS encoding spermidine synthase, producing MLAVLYATTLFAGAALLFLVQPLVGKLLLPLVGGTPGVWNTCMVFFQSVLLVGYLYAHRSTGKLGVRRQALFHLLLLTAVAVSFKAAIATTGAPVPVVPSMLPDDQDSSVLMVAQLGLTVGIAVGLPFLVLSTTSPLLQRWFASTGHPAARDPYFLYAASNAGSLLGLLAYPLLIEPRLALKHQQWVFAGGVMGYIGLVVACSFTVIRNAERGTEGTQGQGTEGGPELRATLAAPIAVSRIARWVMLAALPSSLLLGVTTHVSTDLAPVPLLWVVPLALYLTSFILVFARWPDGVHRFVGRVTPMLLLFVVLTLLTNAAEPLAVVGLLHMLAFFGVCLVCHGEMAKDRPPAEYLTAFYFWMSFGGVLGGLFNALLAPILFAAVGMVEYPLALVLAAAVRPRSDDPEERLKGADVALVLVLLALSVGLVLAVQHLVRVPTEPDAPDALTSRLLRGGLMFGIPGAAAFALVRKPARYALALAAILVAGAFDTGHFGETLHKERNFFGVIRVTRDGKFIKLIHGTTLHGQQRADEPGPPRPMTYYHQKGPVGHLFASLPPERVKTVGVVGLGTGAVAAYARPGQKWTFYEIDPAVVRVARDTNYFRFLSDCQGECDVVLGDARRHLTKPPDGCYDVIILDGFCSDAIPVHLLTREAIALYVSKLAPNGVIAMHVSNNHLDLPPLIRRLADDHNPKLAVRYCHDAPLDAERADGKTESQWMLLARSDADLAPVVDTSRTLGPSPLVQTLAAASASVAGVPWTRPAPYKFLVQWNEVPLEDGPIWRDDFANLLRVWKKRGTE from the coding sequence TTGCTCGCCGTCCTGTACGCGACAACACTGTTCGCCGGCGCGGCCCTGCTGTTCCTTGTGCAGCCGCTCGTCGGCAAACTGCTCCTGCCGCTCGTCGGCGGCACGCCCGGGGTGTGGAACACCTGCATGGTGTTCTTTCAGTCCGTGCTGCTTGTCGGCTACCTGTACGCGCACCGCAGCACCGGAAAGCTGGGGGTGCGGCGTCAGGCGCTGTTCCATCTCCTGCTTCTCACCGCGGTCGCGGTCTCGTTCAAGGCGGCCATCGCGACCACCGGCGCACCGGTCCCGGTGGTCCCGTCGATGCTCCCGGACGACCAGGACTCGTCCGTCCTGATGGTCGCGCAGCTCGGCCTCACGGTCGGGATCGCCGTCGGGCTGCCGTTCCTCGTCCTCTCGACCACCTCCCCGCTGCTCCAGCGGTGGTTCGCCTCGACCGGCCACCCGGCCGCGCGAGACCCTTACTTCTTGTACGCGGCGAGCAACGCCGGGAGCCTCCTGGGGTTGCTCGCGTACCCGCTCCTGATCGAGCCGCGGCTCGCGCTGAAGCACCAGCAGTGGGTGTTCGCGGGCGGTGTGATGGGGTACATCGGGCTGGTCGTCGCGTGTTCGTTCACGGTCATTCGGAACGCAGAACGCGGGACCGAAGGCACGCAGGGCCAGGGTACGGAGGGCGGTCCGGAACTCCGCGCGACGCTTGCGGCCCCCATCGCGGTTTCACGGATCGCCCGCTGGGTGATGCTCGCCGCGCTGCCATCGAGCCTGTTGCTGGGCGTAACGACGCACGTCTCGACCGACCTGGCCCCGGTGCCGCTGCTGTGGGTGGTGCCGCTCGCGCTGTACCTCACGAGCTTCATTCTGGTGTTCGCGCGCTGGCCCGACGGGGTACACCGGTTCGTCGGCCGGGTTACGCCGATGCTGCTCCTGTTCGTAGTGCTGACGCTGCTGACCAACGCGGCCGAACCGCTGGCGGTGGTCGGGCTGCTGCACATGCTGGCCTTCTTCGGCGTGTGCCTGGTGTGCCACGGCGAGATGGCGAAGGACCGGCCGCCGGCCGAGTACCTCACCGCGTTCTACTTCTGGATGTCGTTCGGCGGGGTGCTCGGCGGGCTGTTCAATGCGCTCCTCGCCCCGATCCTGTTCGCCGCGGTGGGCATGGTCGAGTACCCGCTGGCGCTGGTGCTGGCCGCAGCAGTGCGGCCCCGGAGCGACGACCCCGAGGAGCGGCTGAAAGGGGCCGATGTCGCGCTCGTGCTGGTGCTGCTGGCGCTGTCGGTAGGGCTGGTGCTCGCGGTGCAGCACCTGGTCCGGGTGCCGACCGAGCCCGACGCGCCGGACGCGCTCACCTCCCGGCTGCTGCGCGGCGGGCTGATGTTCGGCATCCCGGGCGCCGCGGCGTTCGCGCTGGTCCGCAAGCCGGCGCGGTACGCGCTGGCCCTGGCGGCCATTCTGGTTGCGGGGGCGTTCGACACCGGCCACTTCGGCGAGACGCTGCACAAGGAGCGCAACTTCTTCGGGGTGATCCGGGTCACGCGCGACGGGAAGTTCATCAAGCTGATCCACGGGACGACGCTACACGGCCAGCAGCGTGCCGACGAGCCGGGGCCGCCGCGGCCGATGACCTACTACCACCAGAAGGGGCCGGTCGGCCACCTCTTCGCGTCGCTGCCGCCCGAGCGGGTGAAAACCGTCGGCGTGGTCGGGCTGGGGACGGGCGCGGTGGCCGCGTACGCGCGGCCGGGGCAGAAGTGGACCTTCTACGAGATCGACCCGGCGGTGGTGCGGGTGGCGCGCGACACCAACTACTTCCGCTTCCTCTCGGACTGCCAGGGCGAGTGCGACGTGGTCCTCGGCGACGCCCGCCGGCACCTCACCAAGCCGCCGGACGGGTGCTACGATGTCATCATCCTCGACGGATTCTGCTCCGACGCCATCCCGGTCCATTTGCTGACGCGCGAGGCGATCGCTCTCTACGTCTCGAAGCTCGCGCCCAACGGCGTGATCGCGATGCACGTCTCGAACAACCACCTCGACCTGCCCCCGCTGATCCGCCGGCTGGCCGACGACCACAACCCGAAACTGGCGGTGCGGTACTGCCACGACGCGCCGCTCGACGCCGAACGCGCGGACGGCAAAACGGAGTCGCAGTGGATGCTGCTGGCGCGCTCGGATGCGGACCTCGCGCCGGTGGTGGACACCTCCCGAACCCTCGGCCCGTCGCCGCTGGTTCAGACGCTCGCGGCTGCGTCGGCGAGCGTCGCGGGCGTCCCGTGGACACGTCCCGCGCCGTACAAGTTCCTGGTGCAGTGGAACGAGGTGCCGTTGGAAGACGGTCCGATCTGGCGCGACGACTTTGCGAACCTGCTCCGTGTGTGGAAGAAGCGCGGGACGGAGTGA
- a CDS encoding 3-isopropylmalate dehydratase large subunit — protein sequence MSAMTMTEKILARASGKAQAAPGENVWANVDVLMTHDVCGPGTFGVFKKEFGPDAKVWDKEKLVLIPDHYIFTKDAMANRNVDVLRQFAKEQDIKYFYDVGTKSYKGVCHIALPEEGHTRPGEVLLGTDSHTCTAGAFGEFATGIGNTDAGFVLGTGKLWLKVPPTMRFVFHGNLPPYLMAKDLILAVIGDIGVDGATYRAMEFDGDGVYALNIEERMTLCNMAIEAGGKNGIIAADQVTLDYVNKRNAGNRPYTVVKSDPGAQFVFEKVYDVSKLEPVIAKPHSPDNKAFVSQVKGTKLDRAYIGSCTGGKLTDFKAAAQLLNGKTVKIDTFVVPATTEVARGLDTETIGGRSLRDIFLSAGAKIGDASCAACLGGPSDTFGRLNAPISCISTTNRNFPGRMGHKDAQVFLASPLTVAASALTGTIADCRELLV from the coding sequence ATGTCCGCGATGACGATGACCGAGAAGATCCTGGCCCGCGCCAGCGGAAAAGCCCAGGCTGCCCCCGGCGAGAACGTGTGGGCCAACGTCGACGTGCTGATGACGCACGATGTGTGCGGGCCGGGCACGTTCGGCGTGTTCAAGAAGGAGTTCGGGCCGGACGCGAAGGTGTGGGACAAGGAGAAGCTGGTCCTCATCCCGGACCACTACATCTTCACCAAGGACGCGATGGCGAACCGCAACGTCGACGTGTTGCGCCAGTTCGCGAAAGAGCAGGACATCAAGTACTTCTACGACGTCGGCACCAAGAGCTACAAGGGCGTGTGCCACATCGCGCTGCCCGAAGAGGGGCACACCCGCCCCGGCGAGGTGCTGCTCGGCACCGACAGCCACACCTGCACCGCCGGCGCGTTCGGCGAGTTCGCCACCGGCATCGGCAACACCGACGCCGGGTTCGTCCTCGGCACCGGCAAGCTGTGGCTCAAGGTGCCGCCCACCATGCGGTTCGTGTTCCACGGCAACCTGCCGCCGTACCTCATGGCGAAGGACCTGATCCTCGCGGTGATCGGCGACATCGGCGTGGACGGCGCCACCTACCGCGCGATGGAGTTCGACGGCGACGGCGTGTACGCCCTCAACATTGAGGAGCGGATGACGCTGTGCAACATGGCGATCGAGGCCGGCGGCAAGAACGGCATCATCGCCGCCGACCAGGTGACGCTCGACTACGTCAACAAGCGGAACGCCGGGAACCGGCCGTACACCGTGGTGAAGAGCGACCCGGGCGCGCAGTTCGTGTTCGAGAAGGTGTACGACGTGTCGAAGTTGGAGCCGGTGATCGCCAAGCCGCACTCCCCGGACAACAAGGCGTTCGTGAGCCAAGTGAAGGGGACCAAGCTCGACCGCGCGTACATCGGGAGCTGCACCGGCGGCAAGCTCACCGACTTCAAGGCCGCGGCCCAGTTGCTCAACGGCAAGACGGTGAAGATCGACACGTTCGTGGTGCCCGCCACGACCGAGGTGGCCCGCGGCCTGGACACGGAGACGATCGGCGGCAGGTCGCTGCGCGACATCTTCCTCTCCGCCGGCGCCAAGATCGGCGACGCGAGCTGCGCGGCGTGCCTGGGCGGGCCGTCGGACACGTTCGGCCGGCTCAACGCGCCGATCAGTTGCATCAGCACCACCAACCGGAACTTCCCTGGCCGGATGGGTCACAAGGACGCACAGGTGTTCCTGGCCAGCCCGCTGACGGTGGCCGCCAGCGCGCTGACCGGCACCATCGCGGACTGCCGCGAGCTGCTGGTATAA
- a CDS encoding N-formylglutamate amidohydrolase: MGRSFGAASAALLFPALAALTPAAPDAPKPSDFVTVQKGTLPIIISAPHGGRKPVPELPLRVGTGLNNFQTVRDENTAELTEKLAAELEEILDGKPWVVIARFERKYLDANRSSEQGYESDKAKPYYDAYHAPLEAACKAVREKHGRGLLLDIHGQALHPGAICRGTQNLKTVKLLRDRDGMAALRGKYSVLGRMEKHGYKVLPAADAEEGTKEEPQFNGGYIINHYGSHTAFAIDAIQLELGSHLRAKDKSADTAKDLADAVRVFYDVYLKDATKK; encoded by the coding sequence ATGGGCCGTTCGTTCGGGGCTGCGAGCGCCGCCCTTCTGTTCCCGGCGCTCGCGGCCCTGACTCCGGCCGCCCCAGACGCACCCAAGCCCAGCGATTTTGTTACCGTACAAAAAGGTACACTCCCGATTATCATTTCGGCGCCCCACGGCGGACGCAAACCGGTGCCCGAGTTGCCGCTGCGTGTGGGAACCGGGCTGAACAACTTCCAGACCGTGCGCGACGAAAACACCGCCGAGTTGACCGAGAAGCTTGCTGCAGAGTTAGAAGAAATCCTCGACGGTAAGCCGTGGGTGGTGATCGCGCGGTTCGAGCGCAAGTACCTGGACGCGAACCGGTCGTCCGAGCAGGGCTACGAGAGCGACAAAGCCAAGCCGTACTACGACGCCTACCACGCCCCGCTCGAGGCCGCGTGCAAGGCGGTTCGCGAGAAGCACGGGCGCGGGCTTCTGCTCGACATCCACGGTCAGGCCCTGCACCCGGGCGCGATCTGCCGCGGCACGCAGAACCTGAAAACCGTCAAGCTCCTCCGCGACCGCGACGGAATGGCCGCGCTGCGTGGCAAGTACAGCGTGCTGGGGCGCATGGAGAAGCACGGGTACAAGGTGTTGCCGGCGGCCGACGCCGAAGAAGGCACAAAAGAGGAACCGCAGTTCAACGGCGGGTACATCATCAACCACTACGGTAGCCACACCGCGTTCGCGATCGACGCGATCCAGCTCGAACTCGGCAGCCACCTCCGCGCGAAGGACAAGTCCGCGGACACCGCGAAAGACCTCGCGGATGCGGTCCGCGTGTTTTACGACGTTTACCTGAAAGACGCGACGAAGAAGTGA
- a CDS encoding VWA domain-containing protein, whose translation MAKSTTGKTAAAKKPAAAKKSTKKATPGAPALAPAGELARLSGPSKFTLFNLLGQPRGYYLVEPHELDRGDAPGDAKSVAHSVIVVDRSGSMYSALPETKETLLKILTLDEYAQYNLLVTLISYSSQGDVICHFERVPIREIMKKDSRYQKDIKSIQTSCATCISQGLKLASEKVMAGELTAITIHTDGYANDPSSTSEAATLLKLCDDMKGKDVFVNTLAYGDYTDFRLLSRIANAGSGSCVKAGNIGAVYASLYNSTKTLGSSVTPPIEVPLGGYDYQVFVSRGAGRVNGTTGPLSIRGLKAEDDAIVYKYKKLTKAEYDKSAAPVEQTSEAVFAFAKGHLAEGGLNTAKYALGSTFDATLVGVHARALTNNQVAALSQDLDTLLADPTQLGTHAMLDQVPVNKKIPFLTLVNLLDANRGNFVINREALTAVYVRRGLKRLQGVRDDDGTVTEPWLKTEFVSEDKYIPISSFDVNRNTATMNMLLTRKVRLVPTAGGAPITEVAGIKLDNLSTFNNYTLVGDGELTVPYLRIKISDTSLFDKLANEGVLEVDGQPAGKYDANEEYTLRLDQLPVVPPFEGAVELDGVFDELARLKVLSSLCAAHLKEASDELSAEQVEELKRHYLSKSLFLSFPTTNPYAKLEDALADGSVDTRTSYKIDIGNKSILNLSKLHSANKFLDRMYEVIGADGKPVEKPAFEDVLDGNVTYKHKTLSARTKVTKVDDFMKALFDDFLGLRPNGEAAKLLASAEAEKLAAIVKGRASGKQPDRKEFVEALADARKKLDARSDALFADKLSALVFYVGATGLLPDEVEAKAQPADALAAKYPELAFSKDEKEGTFFEVGDTILSVYAKTEYFSRDKE comes from the coding sequence ATGGCGAAATCCACCACGGGTAAGACCGCTGCGGCGAAGAAGCCCGCAGCAGCCAAGAAAAGCACCAAGAAGGCGACTCCGGGCGCACCCGCGCTCGCACCGGCGGGCGAGCTGGCACGGCTCAGCGGGCCGAGCAAGTTCACGCTGTTCAATCTCCTCGGTCAGCCCCGCGGGTACTACCTTGTTGAGCCGCACGAACTCGACCGCGGCGACGCCCCCGGCGACGCCAAATCGGTCGCCCACAGCGTGATCGTTGTGGACCGGTCGGGGTCGATGTACTCCGCCCTGCCCGAAACCAAGGAAACACTGCTCAAGATCCTCACGCTCGACGAGTACGCTCAGTACAACCTGCTCGTCACGCTGATCTCGTACTCGAGCCAGGGCGACGTGATCTGCCACTTCGAGCGCGTGCCGATCCGCGAGATCATGAAGAAGGACTCGCGGTACCAGAAGGACATCAAGTCGATTCAGACCTCGTGCGCGACGTGCATTTCGCAGGGCCTCAAGCTGGCCTCGGAGAAGGTGATGGCCGGCGAACTCACCGCGATCACGATCCACACCGACGGGTACGCCAACGACCCGTCGTCCACGTCCGAAGCGGCGACGCTGTTGAAGCTCTGCGACGACATGAAGGGCAAGGACGTGTTCGTGAACACGCTCGCCTACGGCGACTATACCGACTTCCGGCTGCTGTCCCGGATCGCCAACGCCGGCAGCGGCTCGTGCGTCAAAGCCGGCAACATCGGCGCGGTGTACGCGTCGCTGTACAACTCGACCAAGACGCTCGGCAGTTCCGTAACGCCGCCGATCGAGGTGCCGCTCGGCGGTTACGACTACCAGGTGTTCGTCTCGCGCGGCGCGGGCCGGGTGAACGGCACAACCGGCCCGCTCTCGATCCGCGGGCTCAAAGCGGAAGACGACGCGATCGTTTACAAGTACAAGAAGCTCACGAAGGCCGAGTACGACAAGTCCGCTGCGCCGGTCGAGCAGACGAGCGAGGCGGTGTTCGCGTTCGCGAAGGGGCACCTCGCCGAGGGCGGGCTGAACACCGCGAAGTACGCGCTCGGCAGCACCTTCGACGCCACGCTGGTCGGCGTTCACGCCCGCGCGCTCACGAACAACCAGGTGGCCGCGCTGTCACAGGACCTGGACACGCTGCTCGCCGACCCGACCCAGCTCGGTACGCACGCGATGCTCGATCAGGTGCCGGTGAACAAGAAGATCCCGTTCCTCACGCTCGTCAACCTGCTCGACGCCAACCGCGGCAACTTCGTCATCAACCGCGAGGCGCTCACGGCGGTTTACGTGCGCCGCGGGCTGAAGCGCCTCCAGGGGGTGCGCGACGACGACGGCACCGTCACCGAGCCGTGGCTGAAGACCGAGTTCGTGAGCGAGGACAAGTACATTCCGATCTCCTCGTTCGACGTGAACCGCAACACCGCGACCATGAACATGCTGCTCACGCGGAAGGTGCGCCTGGTGCCCACCGCGGGCGGCGCCCCAATCACCGAGGTCGCCGGGATCAAGCTCGACAACCTCAGCACCTTCAACAACTACACGCTCGTCGGCGACGGCGAACTGACGGTACCGTACCTTCGCATCAAGATTTCGGACACGTCGCTGTTCGACAAGCTCGCGAACGAGGGCGTGCTGGAAGTCGACGGGCAACCCGCCGGCAAGTACGACGCGAACGAGGAGTACACGCTCCGGCTCGACCAGTTGCCGGTCGTCCCGCCGTTCGAGGGCGCCGTGGAACTGGACGGGGTGTTCGACGAACTGGCACGTCTCAAGGTGCTGTCCAGCCTCTGCGCCGCGCACCTAAAGGAAGCATCCGACGAATTGAGTGCCGAACAGGTCGAAGAGCTGAAGAGGCACTACCTGTCGAAGAGCCTGTTCCTCAGTTTCCCGACCACCAACCCCTACGCGAAGCTGGAAGACGCGCTGGCCGACGGAAGCGTGGACACCCGCACCAGCTACAAGATCGACATCGGCAACAAGTCCATCCTGAACCTGTCGAAGCTGCACAGCGCGAACAAGTTCCTGGACCGCATGTACGAGGTGATCGGCGCCGACGGGAAGCCGGTAGAGAAACCCGCGTTCGAGGACGTGCTGGACGGGAACGTGACTTACAAGCACAAGACGCTCTCCGCCCGCACGAAGGTGACGAAGGTCGACGACTTCATGAAGGCGCTGTTCGACGACTTCCTCGGGCTGCGCCCGAACGGCGAAGCTGCAAAGTTGCTCGCGTCTGCTGAGGCCGAGAAGTTGGCCGCGATCGTGAAGGGGCGTGCGTCCGGCAAGCAACCCGACCGCAAGGAGTTCGTGGAAGCCCTCGCGGACGCCCGTAAGAAGCTCGACGCCCGCTCCGACGCCCTGTTCGCAGACAAACTCAGCGCGCTAGTGTTCTATGTGGGCGCCACCGGGCTCCTGCCCGACGAGGTGGAGGCCAAGGCGCAGCCCGCCGACGCGCTTGCCGCGAAGTACCCCGAACTGGCGTTTTCGAAGGACGAGAAGGAAGGGACGTTCTTCGAGGTCGGCGACACGATCCTGAGCGTGTACGCCAAGACCGAGTACTTCTCGCGCGACAAAGAGTAA
- a CDS encoding isoleucine--tRNA ligase — protein MPFEKVESSVDFPALERSILKFWDENGIFAKRKAINAGKPKWSFLDGPITANNPMGVHHAWGRTYKDVYNRYFAMTGHDLRYQQGFDCQGLWVEVEVEKELKLKSKRDIENLVPGDKEASIDRFVQACKDRVNKFARVQTDQSIRLGYWMNWDRTDADWAKKPDDRHSYFTMSEVNNYTIWSFLKKCHHKGLINRGYDVMPWCGRCGVGISEQEMKEGYKLVEHRACFVKFPLKAREKENLLVWTTTPWTLTSNVGAAINPELTYLKVKVKDEVYYVAKGAFKLNRMEGSGGGEADADEGEAGSKGKRPWLKEVPNLVTIEQHFKVKAGKGETYEVVGEVKGAELMDLEYVGPFDDLPAQNHEYGFPEDVAKVTKQSGHWPAKTAAQSHKVVSGGKDVTETEGTGIVHTAPGCGAIDYQWGKQNGLPPVAPIGDDGIFVEGFGPLVGKNAVDPATADAVFEQLKAKDCLFAVERYVHRYPHCWRCKTELLYRLVDEWFIDMGPQHTEEGFRGDIMKVVNQVEFLPESINGKARERDWLWNMGSWMISKKRYWGLALPVWVNDNDPTDFEVIGSYEELKSRAVEGWSEFEGHTPHRPWIDKVKIESAKHLGQRMSRVPDVGNPWLDAGIVAFSTMPKEWYPADFITESFPGQFRNWFYALLAMSTMMSDGKPPFKTLLGHGLVRDQFGHEMHKTAGNSIEFRSAADEGGQIVNPKGGTLPFSAIGADVMRWLYCRQNPALNLNFGPEPANDVRSRVFFKLWNTYAMFCNYAIGDGFDPAAPAVPVSERPDIDRWLLSNLQSLIATAHEAYSKYDVMTFALKAEEFIEGDLSNWYVRRNKDRLHSKNADLDAAGLKDKQAAYQSLYTTLTTLCKLLAPCVPFITEVMWQNLRLPADSESVHLCDLPNADRTLIDAQLSEDMAAVQRVISLGLASRQQAKLNVRQPLAELVVSAEADAEKRATERFRDLILDELNVKAVRLHDAGAGPLLVGSAKLNQKVAGSKLGANLKAAQAELAAMDSAKLASDLGKGPVTVAGVELVAADFNIEHAGQPGWAGVADRGVQVAVSTTVTEALKLEGLARDVIRQVQNARKDAKLDLLDKIELHLTASTPELTKAIAEHGPNIATAVQATQWRAEPLAGTGVHNATAKIDGQPLTIALRKV, from the coding sequence ATGCCGTTCGAGAAGGTCGAGTCGTCCGTCGATTTCCCCGCGCTGGAACGCTCCATTCTGAAGTTCTGGGACGAGAACGGCATTTTCGCAAAGCGCAAAGCGATCAACGCCGGCAAGCCGAAGTGGAGCTTCCTGGACGGCCCGATCACCGCGAACAACCCGATGGGCGTTCACCACGCCTGGGGCCGCACCTACAAGGACGTGTACAACCGCTATTTCGCCATGACCGGGCACGACCTCCGCTACCAGCAGGGGTTCGACTGCCAGGGCCTGTGGGTGGAGGTCGAGGTCGAGAAAGAGCTGAAGCTCAAGAGCAAGCGCGACATCGAGAACCTCGTTCCGGGCGACAAGGAAGCGAGCATCGACCGGTTCGTGCAGGCCTGCAAGGACCGCGTGAACAAGTTCGCGCGCGTGCAGACGGACCAGAGCATCCGGCTCGGGTACTGGATGAACTGGGACCGCACCGACGCCGACTGGGCCAAGAAGCCGGACGACCGCCACTCGTACTTCACGATGAGTGAGGTGAACAACTACACGATCTGGTCGTTCCTGAAGAAGTGCCACCACAAGGGGCTCATCAACCGCGGCTACGACGTGATGCCGTGGTGCGGGCGGTGCGGCGTGGGCATCTCCGAGCAGGAGATGAAAGAGGGCTACAAGCTCGTCGAGCACCGTGCGTGCTTCGTGAAGTTCCCGCTGAAGGCTCGTGAGAAGGAAAACCTGCTCGTGTGGACCACGACCCCGTGGACGCTCACGAGCAACGTGGGCGCCGCCATCAACCCCGAACTCACCTACCTCAAGGTGAAGGTGAAGGACGAGGTTTATTACGTCGCGAAGGGCGCGTTCAAGCTGAACCGGATGGAGGGGAGCGGGGGCGGCGAGGCCGACGCCGACGAGGGCGAAGCGGGGAGCAAGGGTAAGCGCCCGTGGCTCAAGGAGGTGCCGAACCTCGTCACCATCGAGCAGCACTTCAAGGTGAAGGCCGGTAAGGGCGAGACCTACGAAGTCGTCGGCGAGGTGAAGGGCGCGGAACTGATGGACCTGGAGTACGTCGGGCCGTTCGACGACCTCCCGGCGCAGAACCACGAGTACGGCTTCCCGGAGGACGTGGCGAAGGTCACGAAGCAGAGCGGCCACTGGCCCGCGAAGACCGCCGCGCAGTCGCACAAGGTGGTGAGCGGCGGGAAGGACGTGACCGAAACCGAGGGTACGGGCATCGTACACACCGCGCCGGGGTGCGGTGCGATCGACTACCAGTGGGGCAAGCAGAACGGGCTGCCCCCCGTGGCGCCGATCGGCGACGACGGCATCTTCGTTGAAGGCTTCGGGCCGCTCGTGGGCAAGAACGCCGTCGATCCCGCTACCGCCGACGCGGTGTTCGAGCAGCTCAAGGCGAAAGACTGCCTGTTCGCCGTGGAGCGCTACGTCCACCGCTATCCGCACTGCTGGCGGTGCAAGACGGAACTGTTGTACCGGCTCGTGGACGAGTGGTTCATCGACATGGGGCCGCAGCACACGGAAGAGGGCTTCCGCGGCGACATCATGAAGGTGGTGAACCAGGTCGAGTTTCTACCGGAGAGCATCAACGGGAAGGCCCGCGAGCGCGACTGGCTCTGGAACATGGGCTCGTGGATGATCTCCAAGAAGCGCTACTGGGGGCTCGCGCTGCCGGTCTGGGTGAACGACAACGACCCGACCGACTTCGAGGTGATCGGCAGTTACGAGGAGCTGAAGTCTCGCGCCGTTGAGGGATGGTCCGAGTTCGAGGGCCACACCCCGCACCGGCCGTGGATCGACAAGGTGAAGATCGAGAGTGCGAAGCACCTGGGGCAACGCATGAGCCGCGTGCCGGACGTGGGTAACCCGTGGCTCGATGCGGGCATCGTCGCGTTCTCCACGATGCCAAAAGAGTGGTACCCGGCCGACTTCATCACCGAGAGCTTCCCGGGCCAGTTCCGCAACTGGTTTTACGCGCTCCTGGCGATGTCCACGATGATGAGCGACGGCAAGCCGCCGTTCAAAACGCTCCTCGGGCACGGGTTGGTGCGCGACCAGTTCGGGCACGAGATGCACAAGACGGCGGGCAACTCGATCGAGTTCCGGTCGGCCGCGGACGAGGGCGGCCAGATCGTGAACCCGAAGGGCGGCACGCTCCCGTTCAGCGCCATCGGGGCGGACGTGATGCGGTGGCTGTACTGCCGCCAGAACCCGGCGCTCAACCTGAACTTCGGGCCGGAGCCGGCGAACGACGTGCGCTCCCGGGTGTTCTTCAAGTTGTGGAACACCTACGCGATGTTCTGCAACTACGCAATCGGCGACGGGTTCGATCCCGCCGCGCCCGCGGTGCCGGTGAGCGAGCGCCCCGACATCGACCGGTGGCTGCTCTCGAACCTGCAATCGCTCATCGCGACTGCGCACGAAGCGTACTCCAAGTACGACGTGATGACGTTCGCGCTCAAGGCCGAGGAGTTCATCGAAGGCGATTTGTCGAACTGGTACGTTCGTCGCAACAAGGATCGACTGCACAGCAAGAACGCCGACCTGGACGCCGCGGGGCTCAAGGACAAGCAGGCGGCGTACCAGTCGCTGTACACGACGCTCACGACGCTTTGCAAGCTGCTGGCGCCGTGCGTGCCGTTCATCACCGAGGTGATGTGGCAGAACCTGCGGCTGCCCGCGGACTCCGAGAGCGTTCACCTGTGCGACCTCCCGAACGCAGACAGGACGCTTATCGATGCACAGCTATCCGAAGACATGGCGGCCGTTCAGCGGGTGATCTCGCTGGGCCTCGCGTCGCGCCAGCAGGCGAAGCTCAACGTGCGCCAGCCGCTCGCGGAACTGGTCGTGTCGGCCGAAGCAGACGCTGAGAAGCGGGCCACCGAGCGGTTCCGCGACTTGATCCTCGACGAGCTGAACGTGAAGGCGGTGCGCCTGCACGACGCCGGTGCCGGACCGCTGCTCGTCGGTTCCGCGAAGCTGAACCAGAAGGTCGCCGGGAGCAAACTCGGGGCAAACCTCAAGGCCGCTCAGGCCGAATTGGCCGCGATGGATTCGGCTAAACTCGCGAGCGATCTGGGCAAGGGGCCGGTTACGGTTGCGGGTGTGGAGCTGGTTGCGGCCGACTTCAACATCGAGCACGCCGGGCAACCGGGCTGGGCCGGGGTCGCGGACCGCGGCGTCCAGGTTGCCGTCAGCACGACCGTGACCGAGGCCCTGAAGCTGGAAGGGCTGGCGCGCGACGTGATCCGTCAGGTGCAGAACGCCCGCAAAGACGCGAAGCTCGATCTGCTCGACAAGATCGAGCTGCACCTGACCGCGAGCACGCCGGAACTGACGAAGGCGATCGCTGAGCACGGCCCGAACATCGCCACCGCCGTTCAGGCCACACAGTGGCGCGCGGAGCCGCTCGCGGGCACCGGTGTTCACAACGCGACCGCGAAGATTGACGGTCAGCCGCTCACGATCGCGTTGCGGAAGGTGTGA